One Hevea brasiliensis isolate MT/VB/25A 57/8 chromosome 5, ASM3005281v1, whole genome shotgun sequence genomic region harbors:
- the LOC131179925 gene encoding cyclin-dependent protein kinase inhibitor SMR3-like, whose product MCLDFDKFLTAMSSNSELLLVKENKEKIEYNLLERPTVDFTDSDETGIITLQWHQQEQEESKTRDSLRPLSLGELEATEGDNYGFKTPASLDHKIPAIKQCPPAPRKPRPVLSTKRKVSSPNIRRSLQLDLSQQVESLFPRPILADLYQKMKKARRDNDDIDTH is encoded by the coding sequence ATGTGCTTAGATTTTGATAAATTCTTAACAGCTATGTCGTCGAATTCAGAGTTGCTTCTCgtcaaagaaaataaagaaaagatcGAATACAATCTCTTGGAGAGACCAACCGTAGATTTTACTGATTCTGATGAAACTGGGATTATTACTCTTCAGTGGCATCAACAAGAACAAGAAGAATCCAAGACGAGAGATTCTTTAAGGCCGCTATCTCTCGGAGAATTGGAGGCAACCGAAGGTGATAATTATGGATTCAAAACACCAGCATCTTTGGATCACAAAATCCCAGCGATCAAACAGTGCCCACCAGCACCAAGAAAACCCAGGCCTGTACTTTCGACTAAAAGAAAAGTCTCATCACCAAACATACGAAGAAGTCTACAACTTGATCTATCTCAACAAGTGGAATCGCTTTTTCCTAGGCCTATTCTTGCTGATTTGTATCAGAAGATGAAGAAAGCTCGAAGAGACAACGATGACATTGACACCCATTGA
- the LOC110640341 gene encoding uncharacterized protein LOC110640341, producing MEPKKTFTMDWDALGDYDDDEDRFFETYDRLSSAVPLDLASSGSDDENEFEDTRLSFASAISSVSTTEFRNYAVAAAAVISPDYDIWMAAPGSIKERRKRLLQGMGLAADKELLRISSKDLTRAVSTKIVNGHAPPDINSDPGGDTKQEPSPSPLPVVLVRSRSGSDIASFSVDKTRKEELVGNIPKQNLTRTSSMIIVSQARIYPCQDSVKVSPKDAGKVRSPGQNGGLTPILSDNRFGAFFLIKNLDTGKEFIVNEYDQDGMWNRVSDLQTGKQLTMEEFEKSVGHSPVVKELMKRENVSRMNGDDRKITANSYLSKSLRLSKKRGAAFLKNIKGVAHSMSMTGLRGADKERDNNSPTEESKPGGKNSSSSGWIKVKQTGKSYKELSALHLCQAIHAHQGSIWTMKFSPDTRFLASGGEDRTIQIWEVQECEIMSLNEGCLTPLQSFSTPGLGEVTPMPSVKKKKKGSSNKKGSPIPEYVHVSETVFSLSEKPVCSFTGHLDDVLDLSWSRSQLLLSSSMDKTVRLWDMETKSCLKMFAHNDYVTCVHFNPMDDNYFISGSLDNKVRIWSIPDRQLVDWTDLHEMVTAVCYTPDGQGAFTGSHTGSCRMYNVEDSKLSQAEQIDLQNKKRPRKITGFQFSPGNPSEVLVASADSRIRILDGSELVHKFRGFRNLNSQIAASFSTDGKYIICASEDSHVYVWKRDERAGIGKGKSMINTRSHENFQCRDVSIAIPWPGTVKGDPPPVQVHSKRHSKRSSNSQTPSSFGSPTKDDASVSSKRDFPSSVDSPTGEDNFAATNSKRQLPPLPKKNNNNNNVDRAPSMEEHSYAISRSDSGLGDSFSSSVSSSIRYGDSPSISATPSPSSSRSSSWSWVDGSHGNQTVRATAWGMVIVTATLGGEIRAYQNFGLPRRIGRQSNLF from the exons ATGGAGCCAAAGAAAACGTTTACCATGGACTGGGACGCCCTCGGCGACTACGACGATGACGAGGACCGCTTCTTCGAGACCTATGATCGCCTCTCCTCTGCCGTTCCCCTCGACTTGGCCTCCTCTGGCTCTGACGATGAGAATGAATTTGAAGACACCCGTTTGTCATTTGCCTCGGCCATTTCCTCCGTTTCCACTACCGAATTCCGAAACTATGCCGTCGCTGCTGCAGCTGTAATATCACCTGACTATGATATCTGGATGGCAGCGCCTGGATCAATTAAAGAACGCCGCAAGCGTCTCCTTCAAGGCATGGGCTTAGCAGCCGATAAAGAGCTGCTTAGGATCTCTAGTAAAGACTTGACGCGTGCTGTTTCTACGAAGATTGTAAATGGTCATGCTCCCCCTGATATTAACAGCGATCCTGGCGGAGACACGAAGCAAGAGCCTTCACCTTCACCGTTACCAGTCGTGCTGGTCCGTTCCAGGTCTGGCAGTGACATAGCCTCTTTTTCGGTAGACAAAACAAGAAAAGAAGAATTAGTTGGCAATATCCCCAAGCAAAACCTGACCAGAACATCGTCAATGATAATTGTCTCACAGGCTCGAATATATCCCTGCCAAGATTCGGTTAAAGTTTCACCCAAGGATGCAGGAAAGGTTCGCTCACCTGGGCAAAACGGTGGCTTAACGCCGATATTATCTGATAATCGGTTTGGTGCTTTCTTCCTGATAAAGAATTTGGATACAGGCAAAGAGTTCATTGTTAACGAGTACGATCAGGATGGGATGTGGAATAGGGTAAGCGATCTGCAAACAGGGAAACAATTAACGATGGAAGAATTCGAAAAGAGTGTTGGGCATTCGCCGGTTGTTAAGGAGTTAATGAAGAGAGAAAATGTTTCCAGGATGAACGGCGACGATAGAAAAATCACTGCCAATTCTTATCTATccaagagtttgagattgagcaaGAAAAGGGGTGCAGCATTCTTGAAGAATATAAAAGGTGTGGCTCATTCTATGTCTATGACTGGATTGAGAGGTGCTGATAAAGAGAGGGACAATAATTCACCAACAGAAGAATCAAAACCAGGAGGCAAGAATTCCTCATCTTCTGGTTGGATAAAGGTTAAGCAGACAGGGAAATCTTACAAGGAGTTGAGTGCTTTGCATTTGTGCCAAGCGATTCATGCTCATCAGGGCTCGATATGGACCATGAAGTTCAGTCCTGATACGCGATTTCTTGCTAGTGGGGGTGAAGATAGGACTATTCAAATATGGGAAGTTCAAGAGTGTGAAATTATGTCGCTGAATGAAGGGTGTTTGACCCCTCTTCAGTCCTTTTCAACACCAGGTCTAGGAGAGGTCACACCAATGCCTTctgtaaagaagaagaagaagggctcCTCCAACAAGAAAGGCAGTCCCATTCCGGAATATGTCCATGTATCGGAAACTGTGTTTTCGCTGTCAGAGAAACCGGTCTGCTCTTTCACCGGTCATCTTGATGATGTCTTGGACTTGTCCTGGTCCAGATCACAG CTATTACTTTCATCTTCaatggacaaaactgtgaggttgTGGGACATGGAAACCAAGAGCTGCCTAAAGATGTTTGCTCATAATGATTATG TAACTTGCGTACACTTCAATCCGATGGATGACAACTATTTTATAAGCGGTTCACTAGATAACAAAGTTCGTATCTGGAGCATACCTGATCGGCAGCTTGTGGATTGGACTGATCTTCACGAAATGGTCACGGCTGTCTGCTACACACCTGATGGCCAG GGTGCATTTACTGGTTCACATACAGGGAGTTGCCGTATGTACAATGTTGAAG ATAGCAAACTCAGTCAAGCAGAGCAAATTGACTTGCAAAACAAGAAGCGTCCAAGAAAGATCACTGGTTTCCAG TTTTCCCCAGGCAATCCATCTGAAGTTCTTGTTGCTTCTGCTGATTCTCGAATTCGAATCTTGGATGGTTCAGAACTGGTTCATAAATTCAGAG GTTTTAGAAATCTCAACAGCCAGATTGCTGCATCATTCAGTACAGATGGAAAATATATAATATGTGCGAGCGAAGATTCTCACGTGTATGTTTGGAAGAGAGACGAGCGAGCAGGGATTGGAAAAGGCAAAAGTATGATCAATACCCGATCTCATGAAAACTTTCAGTGCAGAGATGTATCAATAGCTATCCCATGGCCTGGTACAGTGAAAGGCGATCCTCCACCTGTGCAGGTGCATTCCAAGAGGCACTCAAAGCGTTCCTCCAACTCACAAACGCCTTCATCCTTTGGTTCGCCTACAAAAGATGATGCATCTGTAAGCAGTAAGAGAGATTTTCCATCTTCCGTAGATTCACCCACTGGAGAAGATAATTTTGCAGCTACAAATAGTAAGAGACAATTGCCACCTCTgccaaagaaaaataataacaacaacaatgTAGATAGAGCTCCATCCATGGAAGAACACTCGTATGCGATTTCCCGCTCGGATTCTGGGCTCGGTGACTCATTCAGTTCTAGCGTTTCTTCCTCCATAAGGTATGGTGATTCACCTTCCATTTCAGCTACTCCTTCTCCATCTTCTTCTCGGTCTTCTTCTTGGTCATGGGTTGATGGAAGCCATGGCAACCAAACTGTGCGGGCAACAGCATGGGGGATGGTGATTGTGACAGCAACATTGGGAGGTGAAATCAGAGCGTATCAAAATTTTGGATTACCACGTAGGATTGGTCGCCAATCCAACTTGTTTTGA